Genomic segment of Psychrobacter sanguinis:
GCCAAACAAACCACAGCAATAGATGAAAATGCAGATGAAACCAAGGCGCAAGCCGTAAATACTGACGAAAATACGGTTTCATTAAACAGTGATGTAAACGACGAGCAACAGCCGACTCGTCAACCAAAACCAAGAATAGGATTAAAGCCTAAGAAGTAGCTAAATACAAGGCTTTAGCCTAGCAGCGCTAATTTGCTAGGCTAACTGGGTTATTGGGCCAAGATTTTAATAAGGGCTATCTATTAATTTTGATAGATGGCCCTTTGTTTCATAGTTTTCAGTGTCATGGTTTTGAATTCCATAGTCTTAATGTGGACGAACAAGACAAAAGGTAGTCGTGAAGCCAAACAAGTAGCTATACTGTGTTTCAATGGACTAATAAATTAATAGACCATAATATGTCCCAATAAATATTCCACAAAGTATCGACTCTCTCAAACTTTAGGATGAAGACTGATGACTGAATTTGAGCTTATTTCCCGTTATTTTAAGGCTCAAGATGCTCAAGTAATGGGCACAGGGTATGCTTCAATTATCAAGGATTTGGGGGATGATGCAGCGGTGATTGCCGTCACATCACCGAGCCAATGGGTGACCTGTGTCGATACGTTGGTTCAAGGACGCCATTTTAGTGATGACTGGCAGCAGGTGTCTGACCTAGCTTTTGCCATTGGTTACAAGGCAGTGGCCGTTAATATATCCGATATTGCGGCCATGGGGGCTAAGCCACACAGTATTTTGTTGGCCTTAGCCTTGCCTCAGCGCTTAGCTACTGAGGCTTGGCTGAGCGAATTTGCCAAAGGACTGTTTCATGCCTGCACCCAGTTTGGGGTCAGGCTTATTGGCGGTGATACCACTCGGCATGATAAGTTAGTTATCAGTATTACCGCAAATGGGCTGTTGCCCTCTACCACTCAAGCTATCTATCGCAATGGGGCTAAAGTGGGGGACAAAGTCTACGTTTCTGGGACGATTGGCGATGCGTGCTATGCGCTGTATCATCCTGATACTGAAGTAGGTAAGCAATTGGCTCATCGTTTGCATATGCCCACCCCGCGTCTTGCTCTGGGTCAAGCATTGGCCAATGGTGGCCTAGCGACAGCGATGATGGATGTCTCTGATGGTTTGGCTCAAGACTTAGGACACCTCTGTCAGCAAAGTAAAGTGGCGATACGCTTAGATTTAGAAAAGTTACCGACAAGTGCCCCTTTACAGCAAGTTGATTTGGGTGAGCGTTTAAAATGTCAGCTCACTGGGGGAGACGACTACGAGTTAATATTTACAGTACCGGCGCATGTGGACTTATCACAGTACCTACTATCCTCAATGACGACGCAAGTCACCTGTATTGGTGAAGTCATTGAAAGAGATAAAGTGGAGAAAGGGAGCGCTGGGCCCAATATTAAACTCATATATCAAGGCAATGCTGTGACTGAGCAAAACCCTTTCCCATTTAATGACTTTCCTGATTTAGAGGGTTATCAGCATTTTAAGGGATAGCTTAATAGTTCTATATCCAACAATAAGCCGACGTGTCCAATAATAAGCCGCCGAACGATTGATAGACAGCTGATTACTAGGAAATCATTATGTCACTAGACTCTAAGATGAATCATAAGCCAGATATTAGTAAAGCCAACGTGTGCCCGCCGTTGCCTGTTGGTGCTACTGCTCTTGATAAAGTGGTATATTGGTTAGGTATTGGGTTAGGTAGTGGACTACCTAAGCGGGCGCCAGGTACTTGGGGAACTGTGGGTGGATTAATCATTGCTCTGCCTTTATTACAGCTCGGATTTGCAGCTTTTTTGGTGGTTACTATCTTGGCTAGCATCCTTGGTATTTGGATTTGTGACCGTACGTCAATATTAATGCAAGTACATGATGATCCACATATTGTTTGGGATGAATGGGCAGGTATGTGGATTAGCCTATTACCACTATCCTTTATCATGACTTACGCCTCAGATAATTTAACTTTGGGATATTATTGGTTTTCAATAGTCTTGGCCTTTGTT
This window contains:
- the thiL gene encoding thiamine-phosphate kinase; the protein is MTEFELISRYFKAQDAQVMGTGYASIIKDLGDDAAVIAVTSPSQWVTCVDTLVQGRHFSDDWQQVSDLAFAIGYKAVAVNISDIAAMGAKPHSILLALALPQRLATEAWLSEFAKGLFHACTQFGVRLIGGDTTRHDKLVISITANGLLPSTTQAIYRNGAKVGDKVYVSGTIGDACYALYHPDTEVGKQLAHRLHMPTPRLALGQALANGGLATAMMDVSDGLAQDLGHLCQQSKVAIRLDLEKLPTSAPLQQVDLGERLKCQLTGGDDYELIFTVPAHVDLSQYLLSSMTTQVTCIGEVIERDKVEKGSAGPNIKLIYQGNAVTEQNPFPFNDFPDLEGYQHFKG
- a CDS encoding phosphatidylglycerophosphatase A family protein gives rise to the protein MSLDSKMNHKPDISKANVCPPLPVGATALDKVVYWLGIGLGSGLPKRAPGTWGTVGGLIIALPLLQLGFAAFLVVTILASILGIWICDRTSILMQVHDDPHIVWDEWAGMWISLLPLSFIMTYASDNLTLGYYWFSIVLAFVLFRVFDIAKPNPIRWADRKLTGGLGIMLDDILAGIMALVAWLMIVASILMFYPNTYGA